GAGGCGCGGTGGCTGACGGTGTTGTGCTCGGCGGCGCGCTCGTCGGTGATGCCTCTGGTGCTGGCGAGCACGACGTCAATGCGAAGACTGCCAGTGTGGCCGCGACGATGCTGATGGAACGCATGACGCAAGGCTACCGCTCGGCCATAAGCTGTGCGGATGGATGATCTCGCGGCGGCCGCCAATCCGCATTGCCCGGAGTGCGGCATCGTCATGCGCGAGACGTCGCACGCGTTCGAGTGCCCCCACTGCGGGCACCTACAGCTGCTCGACGAGGTCGAGATGCCGGCCGAATTCGACGGGCCGAGCATCCACGGCGGATAGCGTCTCGTGACCTCTAGACGTGCTTCGACCCGCGAGCGCGCAGCATGCTTAGGGGCCTGTGCGCACTCGCGGGTCTGGACCCGTTGGGGACCGGGCCCTGCAGTCAGCTACTCGTCTTCGAGCCGCTCTGAAGAGGGGATTCTGAGCGCGGACGAACCAGCGTCTGCGAGGCCCATCATAGGCCGCTGTTCGCGCTCATGGGAGGCGAGATGCGGGAACGCCCACCTGACTGCACTGGCCCCTCGCCAATCAGATGAGCGATCCCGACTGAGCGGACCACGGTTGCCCCAGCTGCGTGCCGGCGCTCAGCCATACGCACACGGTACGCGCACACCGTCCGATGCGGAAGAGTTCGAACGCAGAAACGCCCCCGCCCATCACCGCGTCATGCGGGAGGGCGGGGGCGTTTGGCTAGTTCGGAACGTTCGGGTCGGTGACGACCAGCTGCCACAGGCCGAAGAGGCCGACGACGATCGTGGATGCCGCGCCGAGCTCGGCGGACACGTCGAACGCGCCAATGGCCTGATCTACGATGCCGACCGCGAGCAGGGCGAGGGCCGACCATCCGAAGATGCGACCGACCACCCTACGAACCTTCGGGTTCTTCACGCGTGCATTCGCGGTGATGCTGTTCAGATCACTCATGTCATCCTCCAAAGAGTGCCGACCACCGGTCGGCGATAGTCAGTACGGTCAGGATCAGGCCCGCGACACCCAGCAGCCCCGTCCACAGTTGCCCGGGGGAGACGGTGCGGCGTTCCTCGAGTTTCGACAGCCGCTTGTCGGTTTCCTCATCGGGGACAGGTTTCGCTTCGATCGTGCGAATACGGCCCTCATGGTCGGCGTCGGTGGCTTTCAACGCGGCAGTCTCCGCAAGGGCAAGGTCAAGTTTCCCGTCCAGCCTTGCGATCGCCACCAGTACCTCCGAGTTGTCGGCGACGGTCATCCGACCGGCGCCCCGATCCGGGCGAGGATCTCCCGCGACCGCGACCACGTGCCGTTGGCCTCGTGCTTGCCGCTCTGCGGGTTCAGGACGCGGCCCTGCGCGTCGAGGACACCCCGGGGGATGCCGAGCCCGTCGAGCAGGGAAGCCCAGTTCTTGCCCGCCTCGGTGGTGTGATCGCCGTCGCCGAGGTCGTGCAGCTCGTCGGTCGCGGATGTGATCTGCCGGGTGATCGTGGCCTGGCGTGCGTCACCGTAGTGGGTGATGAACTCGCGGGCGAGGCCGTAGATGTTCTTGTTGATCTTGACGCTGTACACGGTGTCGTCCTCCTCCTGCATGCGGATGGGTACTGGTTTCGGGTTCGTGTGGGTGCTGGCCGGCGCGCCCGCACCGACGACGCGGCTGGCGTCGAGGACGGCCATCATCGAGGCGTAGGTGCCGTGCCCGATGCGTTCCATGTGCAGGTGCGGGCCGGTCGATCGCCGCCCGAGGGAGCCGACGTAGCCGATCACGGTTCCCTCACGAACCCGCTCGCCGACCTTCACGACCGTCACGGGGTTGTCCTGGTGTGCGTAGCCGACCGTCACCCCGTTGTCGTACAGGATCGTCGTCCAGTAGCCGCCCGCGTCGGTTTTCGGCAGGCGCAGCACACGCCCCGGCCCGGATGCCCGAATCGGCGTCCCCCGGTTCTGCGGGAAGTCGACCCCGGAATGCCCCGGGTAGGTGCGCGGGTTGTCGAACGGCATGGGAAGTCTCATGGGTGCTCCCTTCCGGGCATGGGTGAGGCCCGCACGATGGCGGGGCTCACATCGGGTTTGGTCAGGCCGTGATAGAGCAGGCCGTGACAGCGCGGGCGGTCGAGTTCCACCCCGTAATGGCCCCCGACGCGGGGACACCAGTCGTCAGCGACGACACCTCGGCGACAGATCGCGTCCAACGCAACGCCTCATCGTTGATCAGACGCAGCTGGGCGGTCGTGTTGTCCACCCACACGACAAGCGCATACTCGCCGGCTGTGAGAAGCGTGCTACCCGCGTCGATGACACCCATGCCCGTCGTGCACGCGATCACACCCGAGTCCATGACACGGGTGTAGTTCAGCCCGTCCATCCGCACGATCGCGGCTTGGATGTTCCCCGACCCGAGGGCGACGTTCACGCCGATGTACCGGTACGTTCCGGCGTGCTTGATGTGGAACCGGTGGAACTGTGCCCGGTTCGCCTGCGGCCATGCCGTCGCAGGCCCCAACCCCATCTTGCATGCGTCAGGAGTCTCGATCAGAGGCACGGTAGACGGGCGCGGCCAAAGCACTGTCGGACGGCAGTTCTCCCCCAGCGTGCCCGGGTTGCCGACAAACGACGGGGATGCGTAATAGCTGCCCTCCGCCTGGTTGATGCCAGCGAAGTCGATCTTGTTGTGCGCGGAACCGGCATCCTCACGGAAGATCGCACCCTTGTTGACCCGATCGACGGGCTGCGTGTGAGACGTCCCCGTGAATGTGATCGCCCGCGACGAGTACAGGTCAATGTCGGGGTATCCGCCGTCCTGCTTGTTGCCACGGTAGAACCCGACCGATGAGAACGTCATCCCGGAACAGCCGGTGAGCATGATCGCCGACCGTCCGTGATGGTAGAAGTGCGTACCGGACATGTGCAGTGCCGAGGAGTCCACGCCGATGAGCCCGTACCCGGAGTTGTACGACGAGTACCCGCCGTCAAGGTATCCGCCGACGATCGACGTCTGCTTCGACCCTTCCACCCGGTAGGCGCACCCTGCGTCAAGGGTTGCGGCGACATCGTTGCCGGTGAAGCTCCACCCGTTCGCGAAGTACAGGTCCACGGTTGCCCGGGCGCCCGTCTCGGCACCCCAAATCCAGCAGTCCGACACGTGCCCGTCTGTGACCTGATCGACGACGAGAAGACCGTTCCTGATCCAGCAGGATGTGATCTGCGGCATGAAGGCGTTCTCACCCGCGATGACACCGTTGTTCTTGAACTTGATTCCACCCGCGGTTCGAGTTTCGTTCGGGTTATCAACCTCAATCGAGTCGAGGCGTGGTTTCGTCGGGTTACCGATCTCGATATTGAACGACAGGCGCGAACCCGTAAACGTCGTACGCAGACGCATGTTACGAATCGTCTGCGCCGCACCACCGTTCACAATGATGTGGGGAACGTCGAACTTCCCAACCAGCGACGAGGCGCGGTTTCCGACACCCCGGAACTCGGCCAAGTTCGTCACATCAAGGGTTCCGAAAAGCCCATAGTCGCCCGCGAACTCAACCGTCCCGAACGGGCCTGCCGCGTCGATGCACGCCTGGA
This is a stretch of genomic DNA from Microbacterium sp. YJN-G. It encodes these proteins:
- a CDS encoding M23 family metallopeptidase, yielding MRLPMPFDNPRTYPGHSGVDFPQNRGTPIRASGPGRVLRLPKTDAGGYWTTILYDNGVTVGYAHQDNPVTVVKVGERVREGTVIGYVGSLGRRSTGPHLHMERIGHGTYASMMAVLDASRVVGAGAPASTHTNPKPVPIRMQEEDDTVYSVKINKNIYGLAREFITHYGDARQATITRQITSATDELHDLGDGDHTTEAGKNWASLLDGLGIPRGVLDAQGRVLNPQSGKHEANGTWSRSREILARIGAPVG